In a single window of the Bacteroides acidifaciens genome:
- a CDS encoding NDP-sugar synthase, giving the protein MKPTLFLLAAGMGSRYGGLKQLDGLGPNGETIMDYSIYDAINAGFGKLVFVIRKDFEQDFRDKIISKYEGHIPCELVFQSIDDLPEGFTCPADRTKPWGTNHAVMMGADVIKEPFAVINCDDFYGRDSFQVMGKFLSTLPENSKNVYSMVGFRVGNTLSESGTVSRGICSTDAKGLLTSVVERTKIQRMDGEVKYIDDNGEWTATPDTTPVSMNFWGFTPDYFAYSQEFFKTFLSDPKNMENLKSEFFIPLMVDKLINDGTATVEVLDTTSKWFGVTYPEDRQSVVDKIQALVDAGEYPAKLF; this is encoded by the coding sequence ATGAAACCAACTTTATTCTTATTGGCAGCCGGTATGGGCAGCCGTTATGGAGGCTTGAAACAATTGGACGGTCTGGGTCCTAATGGCGAAACTATTATGGATTATTCTATCTATGATGCCATCAATGCGGGATTTGGTAAGCTTGTATTTGTAATCCGCAAAGATTTTGAACAAGATTTCCGTGATAAAATTATTTCCAAATACGAAGGCCACATTCCTTGCGAATTGGTATTCCAGTCTATTGACGACCTTCCCGAAGGCTTCACTTGCCCGGCAGACCGTACAAAACCATGGGGTACTAACCATGCAGTAATGATGGGTGCCGATGTGATTAAAGAACCGTTTGCGGTAATCAACTGTGATGACTTTTATGGTCGTGACTCATTCCAGGTAATGGGTAAATTCCTTTCCACTCTTCCTGAAAATTCAAAGAACGTTTACTCAATGGTAGGTTTCCGTGTAGGAAATACATTAAGTGAGAGCGGTACAGTATCCCGTGGTATCTGTAGTACAGATGCTAAAGGTCTGTTGACTTCTGTCGTAGAACGTACAAAAATCCAACGTATGGACGGTGAAGTGAAGTACATTGATGACAATGGCGAATGGACAGCTACTCCCGACACTACTCCGGTTAGTATGAATTTCTGGGGCTTTACTCCTGATTATTTTGCTTACAGCCAGGAATTCTTCAAAACTTTCCTAAGCGATCCGAAGAACATGGAAAACTTGAAAAGTGAATTCTTCATCCCGTTGATGGTGGATAAATTGATTAATGACGGAACTGCAACAGTTGAGGTACTCGACACTACCAGCAAGTGGTTTGGCGTTACTTATCCGGAAGACCGTCAGAGTGTAGTAGACAAGATTCAGGCATTGGTTGATGCCGGTGAATATCCTGCTAAGCTCTTCTAA
- a CDS encoding ABC-F family ATP-binding cassette domain-containing protein — translation MISVEGLSVEFNATPLFEDVSYVINKKDRIALVGKNGAGKSTMLKILAGLQSPTHGVVATPKDVTIGYLPQVMILSDSRTVMGEAELAFEHIFELQARLDRMNRELAERTDYDSEEYHQLIDRFTHENDRYLMMGGTNYQAEIERTLLGLGFSREDFERSTSEFSGGWRMRIELAKLLLRRPDVLLLDEPTNHLDIESIQWLENFLATRANAVVLVSHDRAFLNNVTTRTIEITCGQIYDYKVKYDEFVVLRKERREQQLRAYENQQKQIQDTEDFIERFRYKATKAVQVQSRIKQLEKIDRIEVDEEDNSALRLKFPPASRSGNYPVICEDVRKAYGNHVVFHDVNLTINRGEKVAFVGKNGEGKSTLVKCIMGEIDFDGKLTIGHNVQIGYFAQNQAQMLDDNLTVFDTIDRVATGDIRLKIRDILGAFMFGGEASDKKVKVLSGGERTRLAMIKLLLEPVNLLILDEPTNHLDMRSKDVLKEAIREFDGTVILVSHDRDFLDGLATKVYEFGGGVVKEHLSGIYEFLQKKKIDNLNELQKGASLSASPTASAKGNNEQEAAQPSENKLSYEAQKELNKKVKKLERQVADCEASIEETEAAIAIVEEKMATPEGASDMKLYEQHQKLKQQLDTIVEEWERVSIELEEVKG, via the coding sequence GTGATTTCAGTAGAAGGATTATCAGTAGAATTTAATGCGACCCCTCTCTTTGAGGATGTCAGCTATGTTATAAATAAAAAAGACCGCATTGCGTTGGTTGGTAAGAATGGTGCGGGTAAATCTACCATGCTTAAAATATTGGCGGGCTTGCAGTCGCCGACACATGGAGTAGTGGCTACTCCGAAAGACGTTACTATAGGATATTTGCCGCAGGTGATGATTCTCTCCGACAGCCGTACGGTGATGGGGGAGGCGGAACTCGCATTTGAACATATATTTGAGCTTCAGGCTAGGCTGGATCGTATGAACCGGGAACTTGCCGAAAGAACAGATTATGATTCGGAAGAATACCACCAGTTGATAGACCGTTTCACTCACGAGAATGACCGTTATCTGATGATGGGCGGCACAAACTATCAGGCGGAAATCGAACGTACGCTGCTCGGATTGGGATTCAGCCGGGAAGACTTTGAACGTTCCACTTCGGAATTCTCCGGTGGATGGCGTATGCGTATCGAATTGGCGAAACTTCTGTTGCGTCGTCCTGATGTACTTCTGCTCGACGAGCCGACCAACCACCTCGATATTGAAAGTATCCAATGGCTGGAGAACTTCCTGGCAACCCGTGCCAATGCAGTTGTATTAGTCAGCCATGACCGTGCGTTCCTTAATAATGTGACTACCCGTACGATTGAGATTACCTGCGGACAGATTTATGACTATAAGGTGAAATATGACGAGTTTGTCGTCTTGCGCAAAGAACGTCGTGAACAACAACTCCGTGCTTACGAAAATCAGCAGAAACAAATCCAGGATACGGAAGATTTTATCGAACGCTTCCGCTATAAGGCTACCAAAGCCGTGCAAGTACAAAGCCGTATCAAACAACTCGAAAAGATAGACCGCATCGAAGTGGACGAGGAAGACAACTCTGCATTGCGTCTGAAATTCCCGCCTGCCAGCCGCAGCGGAAACTATCCGGTAATCTGCGAAGACGTGCGCAAAGCATATGGAAACCACGTCGTTTTCCATGATGTGAACCTGACCATTAACAGGGGGGAGAAAGTCGCATTCGTCGGCAAGAACGGTGAGGGTAAATCTACTTTGGTGAAATGTATCATGGGCGAGATTGACTTCGACGGTAAGCTCACTATCGGTCATAACGTCCAAATCGGCTATTTTGCACAGAACCAGGCGCAGATGTTGGATGATAACCTGACAGTATTTGATACCATCGACCGTGTGGCCACAGGAGACATTCGCTTGAAGATACGGGATATATTGGGAGCTTTCATGTTCGGCGGCGAAGCCTCGGACAAAAAAGTAAAAGTCCTCTCCGGTGGTGAACGTACCCGGTTGGCAATGATTAAGCTGCTTCTCGAACCTGTCAATCTTCTGATTCTCGACGAACCGACCAACCATTTGGATATGCGCTCGAAAGATGTGTTGAAGGAGGCCATTCGCGAATTTGACGGCACAGTGATTCTTGTCAGTCACGACCGTGATTTTTTGGACGGGCTTGCGACTAAAGTATATGAGTTCGGTGGCGGAGTGGTGAAGGAACACCTCAGCGGTATCTATGAATTCCTGCAAAAGAAGAAGATAGACAACCTGAACGAACTTCAGAAAGGCGCAAGTTTATCGGCTTCTCCCACGGCATCCGCCAAGGGGAACAATGAACAGGAAGCTGCGCAACCTTCAGAGAATAAACTCTCTTATGAAGCCCAGAAAGAACTGAATAAGAAAGTGAAGAAACTCGAACGCCAAGTGGCGGATTGCGAAGCCTCGATAGAGGAAACTGAAGCGGCGATAGCCATTGTCGAAGAGAAGATGGCGACTCCCGAAGGGGCTTCGGACATGAAACTGTATGAACAGCATCAGAAACTGAAGCAGCAGTTGGATACCATTGTTGAAGAGTGGGAGCGCGTTTCGATAGAACTGGAAGAAGTGAAAGGCTAG
- a CDS encoding M13 family metallopeptidase: MKVTKYLPILAVCLMTTGCNSKKEAVLTSGIDLANLDTTAMPGTSFYQYACGGWIKDHPLTDEYSRFGTFDMLRENSREQLKALIAELAAKTDNAPGSAAQKVGDLYNIAMDSVKLNKEGVAPIKAELEAIDALKDKNEIYAYIAESQKKGIRPYFTMFVSADDMNSSMNMVQTYQGGIGMGQRDYYLEDDEQTKNIRNKYQEHIAKMFQLAGYDEATAQKAVKAVMNIETRLAKASRSQVELRDPHANYNKMDMETLKKNFPTFDWDTYFTLSGLKDLKEVNIGQPDAMKEVADIINTVSLDDQKLYLQWGLIDAAASYLSDDFEAQNFDFYSRTMSGKKEMQPRWKRSVSTVDGVLGEVVGQMYVEKYFPAAAKERMVTLVKNLQTSLGERIKELEWMSEPTKEKALEKLATFHVKIGYPDKWKDYSALEIKNDSYWANIERASQWDYNEMIAKAGKPVDKDEWLMTPQTVNAYYNPTTNEICFPAAILQPPFFDMNADDAMNYGAIGVVIGHEMTHGFDDQGRQYDKDGNLKDWWTEEDAKKFEERAQVMVNFFDSIQVAPGVQANGQLTLGENIADHGGLQVSYQAFKNATAAAPLETVDGFTPEQRFFLAYANVWAGNIRPEEILRLTKLDPHSLGKWRVDGALPQIGTWYEAFNITEQDPMFVPKDKRVSIW; the protein is encoded by the coding sequence ATGAAAGTAACCAAGTATTTACCAATTCTTGCCGTATGCCTTATGACAACAGGATGTAACAGTAAGAAAGAGGCCGTACTGACGTCCGGTATCGACCTTGCTAATCTAGATACCACGGCTATGCCGGGTACAAGTTTTTATCAATACGCTTGTGGAGGTTGGATAAAAGACCATCCGCTGACAGACGAATATTCACGTTTCGGAACATTCGATATGTTGCGCGAAAACAGCCGCGAGCAATTGAAAGCACTGATTGCCGAACTGGCTGCGAAGACAGATAACGCTCCGGGCAGTGCCGCTCAAAAAGTGGGCGACCTTTACAACATCGCAATGGATAGCGTGAAGTTGAATAAGGAGGGTGTGGCTCCGATTAAGGCTGAACTGGAAGCTATCGACGCACTCAAGGATAAGAACGAAATCTATGCATATATTGCTGAAAGCCAGAAGAAAGGAATCCGTCCTTACTTCACTATGTTTGTAAGCGCAGATGATATGAACAGTTCCATGAATATGGTGCAGACCTATCAGGGTGGTATCGGAATGGGACAACGCGACTATTATCTGGAAGACGACGAGCAGACTAAAAATATCCGCAACAAATATCAGGAACACATCGCCAAGATGTTCCAGTTGGCAGGCTATGATGAGGCTACTGCACAAAAAGCGGTAAAAGCCGTAATGAACATCGAAACCCGCCTGGCTAAAGCATCCCGTTCACAAGTCGAGTTGCGTGACCCTCATGCCAACTATAACAAAATGGACATGGAAACGCTGAAAAAGAACTTCCCTACTTTTGATTGGGATACTTATTTCACTCTCTCAGGATTGAAAGACCTGAAAGAAGTAAACATCGGTCAGCCTGACGCCATGAAAGAAGTTGCCGATATTATCAATACCGTATCACTGGACGACCAGAAACTATATCTGCAATGGGGATTGATAGATGCTGCCGCTTCTTACCTGAGCGATGACTTCGAAGCTCAGAACTTTGATTTCTACAGCCGTACCATGTCCGGCAAGAAAGAAATGCAACCTCGTTGGAAACGTTCTGTTAGTACAGTAGACGGAGTTCTTGGCGAAGTAGTGGGACAGATGTATGTAGAAAAATACTTCCCGGCTGCTGCCAAAGAGCGTATGGTTACATTGGTGAAGAATCTGCAGACCTCTTTGGGCGAACGTATCAAAGAACTGGAATGGATGAGCGAACCGACCAAGGAGAAAGCTTTGGAAAAACTGGCTACCTTCCATGTAAAGATAGGTTACCCGGATAAATGGAAAGATTACTCTGCTCTGGAGATTAAAAACGATTCTTACTGGGCAAACATCGAACGTGCCAGCCAATGGGATTACAATGAAATGATTGCCAAAGCCGGCAAGCCGGTCGACAAGGACGAATGGCTGATGACACCGCAAACCGTCAACGCATACTATAACCCGACTACCAACGAAATCTGCTTCCCCGCAGCCATCCTGCAACCGCCATTCTTTGATATGAATGCAGATGACGCGATGAACTACGGTGCTATCGGAGTTGTTATCGGACATGAAATGACGCACGGATTCGACGACCAGGGACGTCAATATGATAAAGACGGAAACTTGAAAGATTGGTGGACGGAAGAAGACGCTAAGAAGTTTGAAGAACGTGCCCAGGTAATGGTGAACTTCTTTGACAGTATTCAGGTTGCTCCGGGCGTACAGGCTAACGGTCAATTGACTTTGGGTGAAAACATTGCCGACCACGGCGGTCTGCAAGTTTCCTACCAGGCATTCAAGAACGCGACAGCTGCCGCTCCTCTCGAAACAGTTGATGGATTTACTCCCGAACAGCGTTTCTTCCTTGCCTACGCTAATGTATGGGCAGGAAATATCCGTCCGGAAGAAATTCTCCGGTTGACCAAACTCGACCCTCACTCATTAGGCAAATGGCGTGTGGACGGTGCACTTCCTCAAATCGGAACATGGTACGAAGCATTTAATATTACCGAGCAAGACCCGATGTTCGTTCCTAAAGACAAACGCGTGTCTATCTGGTAA
- the purH gene encoding bifunctional phosphoribosylaminoimidazolecarboxamide formyltransferase/IMP cyclohydrolase — MSESKRIKTALVSVYHKEGLDEIITKLHEEGVEFLSTGGTRQFIESLGYPCKAVEDLTTYPSILGGRVKTLHPKIFGGILCRRGLEQDMQQIEKYEIPEIDLVIVDLYPFEATVASGASEADIIEKIDIGGISLIRAAAKNYNDVIIVASQAQYKPLLDMLMEHGATSSLEERRWMAKEAFAVSSHYDSAIFNYFDAGEGSAFRCSVNNQKQLRYGENPHQKGYFYGNLEAMFDQIHGKEISYNNLLDINAAVDLIDEFDDLTFAILKHNNACGLASRPTVLEAWKDALAGDPVSAFGGVLITNGVIDKEAAEEINKIFFEVIIAPDYDVDALEILGQKKNRIILVRKEAKLPKKQFRALLNGVLVQDKDTNIETVADLKTVTDKAPTPEEVEDMLFANKIVKNSKSNAIVLAKGKQLLASGVGQTSRVDALKQAIEKAKSFGFDLNGAVMASDAFFPFPDCVEIADKEGVTAVIQPGGSVKDDQSFAYCNEHGMAMVTTGIRHFKH, encoded by the coding sequence ATGTCAGAGTCTAAAAGAATAAAAACTGCATTGGTATCTGTATACCACAAAGAAGGTTTGGATGAGATTATTACCAAACTTCACGAAGAGGGAGTAGAGTTTCTGTCAACAGGCGGGACTCGTCAGTTTATTGAATCATTGGGATATCCTTGCAAGGCAGTGGAAGATTTGACCACTTATCCTTCTATCCTCGGTGGTCGAGTAAAGACATTACATCCGAAAATCTTCGGAGGTATCCTTTGCCGTCGCGGACTGGAACAGGATATGCAACAGATTGAGAAATATGAAATTCCCGAAATAGATTTGGTAATTGTTGACTTGTACCCGTTTGAAGCTACCGTAGCTTCCGGTGCGTCCGAAGCAGATATTATTGAAAAAATCGATATAGGCGGAATCTCCCTGATTCGTGCCGCAGCCAAGAACTACAATGATGTAATTATCGTAGCTTCCCAGGCACAATACAAACCGTTGCTGGATATGTTGATGGAGCACGGTGCCACTTCTTCACTTGAAGAACGCCGTTGGATGGCAAAAGAAGCGTTTGCCGTTTCTTCCCACTACGATTCGGCTATCTTCAATTATTTCGATGCCGGCGAAGGCTCTGCTTTCCGTTGCTCGGTGAACAACCAGAAGCAACTCCGTTACGGTGAAAACCCGCATCAGAAAGGTTATTTCTACGGAAACCTGGAGGCTATGTTCGACCAGATTCATGGAAAAGAAATCTCCTACAACAACCTGCTTGACATCAACGCTGCCGTTGATTTGATTGACGAATTCGACGACCTCACTTTTGCTATCCTGAAGCACAACAATGCTTGTGGTCTGGCTTCACGCCCTACCGTATTGGAAGCATGGAAAGACGCATTGGCAGGTGACCCTGTTTCTGCTTTCGGCGGCGTGCTGATTACCAACGGTGTGATCGACAAGGAAGCAGCCGAAGAAATCAACAAGATTTTCTTCGAAGTGATTATTGCACCGGATTATGATGTGGATGCACTCGAAATCCTGGGACAGAAAAAGAACCGCATCATCCTCGTCCGCAAGGAAGCTAAATTGCCGAAGAAGCAATTCCGTGCCCTGCTGAACGGCGTGTTGGTGCAGGATAAAGATACTAATATTGAAACGGTAGCCGACCTGAAAACCGTGACAGACAAAGCTCCTACTCCGGAAGAAGTGGAAGATATGTTGTTTGCCAACAAAATTGTGAAGAACAGCAAGTCCAACGCCATCGTATTGGCAAAAGGCAAACAGCTTCTCGCAAGCGGTGTAGGACAGACTTCACGTGTAGACGCATTGAAACAAGCAATTGAAAAAGCTAAATCATTTGGTTTCGACCTGAATGGTGCCGTGATGGCTTCGGATGCCTTCTTCCCGTTCCCCGACTGTGTGGAAATTGCGGATAAGGAAGGTGTTACGGCTGTTATCCAACCGGGAGGTTCGGTAAAAGACGACCAGTCATTTGCTTATTGCAACGAGCACGGTATGGCGATGGTGACTACCGGTATCCGTCATTTTAAACACTAA
- a CDS encoding rod shape-determining protein: MGLFSFTQEIAMDLGTANTIIITNGKIVVDEPSVVALDRRTDKMIAVGEKAKLMHEKTHENIRTIRPLRDGVIADFYACEQMMRGLIKRVNTRNHLFSPSLRMVIGVPSGSTEVELRAVRDSAEHAGGRDVYLIFEPMAAAIGIGIDVEAPEGNMIVDIGGGSTEIAVISLGGIVSNNSIRVAGDDLTEDIREYMSRQHNVKVSERMAERIKINVGAALTELGEGAPEDYIVHGPNRITALPMEVPVCYQEVAHCLEKSISKIETAILSALESTPPELYADIVHNGIYLSGGGALLRGLDKRLTDKINIPFHIAEDPLHAVAKGTGVALKNVDRFSFLMR; this comes from the coding sequence ATGGGATTGTTTTCTTTTACACAAGAAATTGCGATGGACTTGGGTACAGCCAATACCATCATCATCACGAATGGAAAGATCGTGGTGGATGAGCCTTCGGTTGTAGCTCTGGACCGCCGTACTGATAAGATGATTGCCGTTGGGGAAAAGGCGAAGTTGATGCATGAAAAGACCCACGAAAACATACGCACCATCCGTCCGTTGAGAGACGGTGTAATTGCCGACTTCTATGCTTGCGAGCAGATGATGCGCGGTTTGATTAAGCGGGTGAATACCCGCAACCACTTGTTTTCACCCTCTCTCCGTATGGTGATTGGTGTTCCTTCGGGAAGTACGGAAGTCGAACTCCGTGCTGTTCGCGACTCTGCCGAACATGCTGGCGGACGTGACGTCTATCTGATTTTCGAACCGATGGCTGCGGCAATCGGTATCGGTATCGATGTGGAAGCACCGGAAGGAAACATGATCGTTGATATAGGTGGTGGTTCTACGGAAATTGCCGTAATTTCTTTGGGCGGTATCGTATCCAACAACTCCATCCGTGTTGCCGGTGACGACCTGACCGAAGATATTCGCGAATATATGAGCCGTCAGCATAATGTGAAAGTCAGCGAGCGTATGGCGGAACGTATCAAGATAAACGTAGGGGCAGCCTTGACCGAATTGGGCGAAGGTGCTCCCGAAGATTATATTGTTCACGGTCCGAACCGTATCACAGCTCTTCCGATGGAAGTACCCGTATGCTATCAGGAAGTGGCTCACTGTCTGGAGAAATCAATCTCGAAGATTGAAACAGCTATTCTGAGCGCATTGGAGAGCACTCCGCCCGAACTCTACGCGGATATTGTGCACAATGGTATCTACCTTTCCGGTGGCGGCGCATTGCTTCGTGGACTGGACAAGCGGTTGACTGATAAAATCAATATTCCTTTCCACATTGCGGAAGACCCTTTGCACGCTGTTGCCAAAGGTACAGGAGTTGCGTTAAAGAATGTAGACCGTTTCTCCTTCTTAATGAGATAA
- the mreC gene encoding rod shape-determining protein MreC, whose product MRNLINFLLKYNYWFLFIILEVASFVLLFRFNRYQQSTYFTSANTVVGAVYEVSGGISSYFHLKSVNEDLLDRNMLLEQQITNLEKALKERQVDSVTVSSIRQMPQNDYQLFKAHVIKNSLTLPDNYITLDKGSSSGIRPEMGVVDGNGIVGIVYETSPSYSVVISVLNSKSNISCKIIGSDYFGYLKWEHGDSRYAYLKDLPRHAEFNLGDTVVTSGFSTVFPEGIMVGTVDDMADSNDGLSYLLKIKLATDFGKLSDVRVVARNGQEEQKKLENKATKQ is encoded by the coding sequence ATGAGGAATTTAATAAACTTCCTTCTGAAATACAATTACTGGTTCCTCTTTATCATATTAGAGGTAGCCAGTTTTGTTTTGTTATTTCGGTTCAACCGCTATCAGCAGAGTACCTATTTTACTTCTGCCAATACGGTTGTGGGGGCGGTTTATGAAGTATCGGGAGGTATTTCCTCTTATTTTCATCTGAAATCGGTCAATGAAGACTTGCTGGACCGTAACATGCTGCTTGAACAGCAAATCACGAACCTGGAGAAAGCGTTGAAAGAACGTCAGGTCGATTCGGTGACGGTCAGCAGTATCCGCCAAATGCCGCAGAATGATTACCAACTGTTCAAGGCGCATGTGATAAAGAACAGTCTGACACTGCCTGATAACTACATTACCCTTGATAAGGGTTCTTCTTCCGGCATCCGTCCCGAGATGGGAGTGGTAGACGGTAATGGTATTGTAGGTATTGTGTATGAGACTTCTCCTTCTTATTCAGTAGTTATTTCTGTGTTGAACAGCAAGTCCAATATAAGTTGTAAGATAATAGGCAGTGATTACTTCGGTTATCTGAAGTGGGAGCACGGGGATTCGCGCTACGCCTATCTGAAAGACCTGCCCCGCCATGCGGAATTCAATTTGGGAGATACTGTAGTGACCAGTGGTTTCTCAACCGTATTCCCGGAGGGTATCATGGTAGGTACGGTAGATGATATGGCCGACTCCAATGACGGACTATCCTATCTGTTGAAAATCAAGCTGGCTACCGATTTCGGTAAACTCAGCGATGTGCGTGTAGTAGCCCGAAACGGCCAGGAGGAACAGAAGAAACTTGAAAACAAGGCAACGAAACAATGA
- the mreD gene encoding rod shape-determining protein MreD yields MIITYIHRIGWFIGLVLLQVLILNNVHIAGYATPFLYIYFILKFNSGTLRNELMLWAFFFGLTIDVFADTPGMNAAATVLLAFLRPSLLRLFTPRDNLDSFIPSFKTIGITPFLKYTTASVFVHSLALLSIEFFSFSSIWLLLLRVLLCTILTVTCIVAVEGIRK; encoded by the coding sequence ATGATTATCACCTATATACATAGAATCGGATGGTTTATCGGCTTGGTACTTCTTCAGGTGCTTATCCTGAATAACGTGCATATAGCGGGATACGCTACTCCCTTTCTCTATATTTACTTTATACTGAAGTTCAACTCCGGCACTTTGCGGAATGAACTGATGCTGTGGGCTTTCTTTTTCGGACTTACCATCGACGTATTTGCCGATACTCCGGGGATGAATGCGGCTGCCACCGTGTTGCTTGCTTTTCTGCGCCCTTCTTTGCTGCGTCTGTTTACTCCCCGTGACAACCTGGACAGCTTCATCCCTTCTTTCAAGACAATAGGAATCACTCCTTTCCTGAAATATACTACTGCAAGTGTTTTTGTGCATAGCTTGGCACTACTCTCTATTGAGTTCTTCTCGTTTTCCAGCATTTGGCTGTTGCTGCTGCGGGTGCTGCTCTGCACCATTCTGACTGTAACTTGTATTGTGGCTGTTGAAGGTATAAGGAAGTAA